Part of the Novipirellula artificiosorum genome, ATCCGGTAAGAAACTGCATCCTGCGGTAGGACAGCTCCCAGAGACCGCAAGGACATGGTGACTCGTTTCCATGTTGCGTGAGATTCAGGCATCGAACGCTCCACAAAGAGAAGAGGAGATGGCTTGTGCGATTGCCCCAGCCGTGAATTTACGAGTCCCCGGTCAGACGTCAAGAAAAAAACAGAGCGTTCGTTGCAATTTTCAAAAAACTATCATTTGGCAGCGTTCACCTAACGTTCCTGAACACTCGCGACGCATCTTATTGCTTTCCTTCATTTTCTCCGACGCATCCGACAGATTTCTTCCAGCGGGTGAAAGCCATCGGTCAGCCGTGGAGACGCAAATAACGCACACCCTCCCACCAGAGGTAACAAATACTTCTACTGACAATGGGGTCCAGCTGGACAGCGCCACTTTATGAGCGGCAACCAGGATCCATCACGGAGCGTCCCGGGCCTTGAACTCGATGCAATCGAGCGATTCGATCGGGATCTTGCATTCATCGAACAGATCATGAACACCCATCACTTCCCGGTCGGTGATTCGAACGGAGTGAAGTGTGAGGCTACAACCGCCCGAAAAAATCACGTTCACTTGCCTCGACTGTTTTTGACTGTCTCGGGTCACAACGAGTGGGGCGTTAGGAACAGGAATCCGTTCGATCCTGGCAATCGTCTGGCGTGCGATCTGCTTCTCAGCGGAAAGCACTCGAATCCGAAGCTTTTCCGAGTCCAGAGAGACAAATTCTCCACGCAGCACATCTCCCGAAATGGAAAAGCAGAGCACCGATGAAGGATCTTCGTTGCTCAAACCAACGCCATGCAATAGGCGTTGCTGCTCGTCTCGGCTCAAGGCCGCAGCAGGCAGGGCCATCTGAAAGAAAACACTTTGGATCGATGCGTTTTCGACGAAGGTTGCTGCCGTCTGCGGAGAGCGAAAGGTTACCCCCTCGTCATCCATCTGCTCGATGCTTCCAGCAAGGAAGTCTCCTCCAACCAGCGAAAGCCCCTGCGAGGGTGTTTCCTTTTCGATGCGATTTCGAACGAGGCGATTGAGATAATCGATCGATTCGATACGACGCAGCTTGTCCAAGTCGTAGCTGTCACTCCCCTGCGATTCACTGTCTCGGAATCGAATCGGCGCCGAGGTCGAATCCGCTTCGATTTGTCCTTGGACCTCCGTGCCATCATGAAAGGTCAAACGAAGAATAGGTGATTCAGCCTCCGCGTGCGTGCCCACAAACCCCAGTAGGATTGCGAGGGTGAGCAACAGCAATGTCGAACCTGTTTTTGCGATCGTCAAACCTCTACCTCTCATAGATGGGCAACAGCCGATAGTTCACCGCTAAGGCCAAGAGCGACAGCGACGTGGAGTTGGCGGTACCGAGATCCCCTCGAAAGCTGCCGTCGTCATTCTGCTGCCGCTGAAGGGTGCGGATCAAGCCTTGGTTCCATTCTCCCCAAGCAGCCGTGTCCGCCTGAAACAGAGCCTGTGCTTGATAGTAGCGAGCATACTCCATCCATCCTGAGCGCTGACTCAAATGGTTTCGCACATATTTCTCGGTTGCCTGGTACTGGGGCAAGTCCTTACGACGCGAGATAGAAAAGACAAGGCACGTGATGGCAGACCGCGAGATCGACTCGCCAAAACCATCGAGGCCTCCCGCGTAGGCAACGGCGCCATCGTCGGAAGTCATGCCGATGAAATAGTCAATGACTCGATTGATCGCCTCGTCGGGAACTTCGATACCTGCATTGCGAGCTGCGAGCAATCCCATCAACACCGCTCCGCTCACCGATGTGTCTGCATCCTTGGCCCCGGGCGAATACCGCCATCCTCCGCGTGTATTGTTTTTCTGAGAGGTGATCGCGCAGCGGACGCCCAGTTCCAACGCTTGTCCAATCCCGGTCCGATCCGCCTGACTCGCTCCTTGCCACAGTTGGTTCTCATCGACACTGCCATAGGCCTCGGCCAAGGCAAGCAGCGCGAACCCGTGGTGGTACATACTGCTGCCCATGTAGCCGCTCTCGGAGTCTTGAGTTGCGAGGATATTCCGGACCGCCTTGCCAACTGCGATGTGGTATTTACCAAAATTGGGATCTTCACCAGACGAGAGCAACGACAGCAGCCCCAACGCTGTGGTCCCCGCCCCAGGTTCTCCGCCGTCGTTCCAATCACCGCTGTCGGACTGGGTTCGAACCAAGAAACTCAACCCACGGTCCATCATTTCCCGGACGTCACGAGAAACTTCGTTGCCTTCGAATGTTTGCCCCAAGCAGGATACCGATGGTAATAAAGCCAGGATAAATAGCAGGAGCCTTACAGCTGTCGAATCTTGTCTTCTCATTGACTCTCCTCCACGCGACGGAAGTACTCCTCCAATCCAGCTCGAAACTCTTCGGGCAGCACCTGACCTGTCTTCCCGGTTGTTTGCAAGGTCTCTGACTCACGCAGCTGTTCGTTCTCGTTCACCCCAAGGCCTAACAGCGCCAATGCCGCCTCGGCACCACTCCCCTGCCCTCCCCCGCTCGGATCGGATCCCGCCTCGCCGCCACCCTGCGGGTCCACTCGTTTTGACCGCAGCAGCAATTCGATCGCTTCGGATTCTGCGGCGATGGCTTCATCAGCCGTGTTGGGAGATTGCAAGATACTTGCGGCCTCGTTCATCGTCTGTGCGACCATCAACATCAAATTGATATCGTTCTCGTATCGAAGTGCTCCGTCAGGAATCGATTCCAACTCCGAGACGACCGACTCGATTCGCACTCGCAGTTCGGTTTGCGTTTGGCCCAAGCGCACCGCTTCGGTCTGATACTCGATCGCTTGCAACGCCGATTTCGCTTGTTCAGTCGTTCGGGTTTCGTCTCGCAAGTTGACTTCTTGTTCCAAGATTCGCAGCACCTCCAAAATCACACTCGGCGGCAAAGAGGCGTTCTCTTTGGGACCGGGATCGGACTCACCCTGGGGAGACTCCACCAATTCATCGGCCCAGCGGTCCAAGGTGTGGCACCAATAATCCGCTTGAGCAATCGATAGACCTGGTTCGGTTGTGATGCGAGATTGAAGTCGATCAAGTGCTGGCAAGACCTCTTCGCGATCCATTTCGTCGAGCACGATTCCAAACAAGACCATTTGCTTCCGTTTGTAAAACGCTCGCATGTCATCGATCGTTGTCGAGAGTTGCTCACCAAGATCCGTTTGCAAGCGACCAATCATTGCCAGATACTCACGGTCTGTGGAATTCTGATGCAGATCCTTTCCAAATAGTTGTTCGATTCGATCGGCAAGCCGGTTGGCGATCGATTCTTGGATCCGCGATGCCGCCTTTAACCGTTTCACAAAGGTACTTCCTTCGAGTTTGACCAGCGTCGCGTTCATCTCTTTTGAGAGTTTCTTGAACTCCGTCAACAGCTCGTTTTGTTCGTCGATGGCTTCCTCAAGCAGCGAGGGTTCTGATTCGCCGCTGTCTGAGGAAGCTTTCGATATCGCCACGGTGGTTGCGGCAAGCCCCAGTCGGTTTTTCGAATCGCTCTCGTCTGTGGTGAGATCAACGTTTCCGTCGCTCGATGGGCTGCGCAATCGCTGCGAAGATTCCTGGTCAACAACACTTGGAAATTCGCTGTCTTTCGTTTCTTTGTCAAGTTCGGATGGCGACAAAGACGTGGGTTCCGAATTCGACTTCAACCGGTTTTCACCGACCAGGCTCGCGTCGCTTTGCTGTTGAACGTCCGACGCCATCGCACGGGATGCTTTCTCCAACAGATCCGCGACCGTCGGCATCCGCTGGGTCGATATCTCTTGAAGCGTTTGAATCATTTCAGCCATGCTTTGGATCGATTCAGCGCCGACCTCCGCGTTGCGTGCAGCCTGACTCAGCAAGGTCTTTCCTGCCTTGGTCAATTCGCTCAAACGTCTCGCGTTCGCTGTTTCGGCAGCCGCCTGTTCCCTTAGCGCGTCTTGCAGTGCCCTGTCAATCGCCCCCTCTCGGGTCTGTTCCCGCAACTCCTTATTCCGCTGATGCAAGCTCATTTCGCGGTCGCGGACATCCAGAGCCGATTGCTGCCAAACCAATAACCGACCGGCGATCCATTTAGCGTGTTGTGACGGATTCAAGATGGTCAACCGATAGGGAACGCTGTAGGAGCGTTCGCGGTCCAACCGATAATCTTCTGCCCACAATCTCAGCTCTACCGCACGGGCGGGAAGTCCGAGCGACTTCGCCGTGAACGTCACCGGAACCTGCAGCGACGACGCATCGGGAGCTCCAGACGCAATCGTTCGTTCGTCCAAGTACGGGGTGTTGGGCTGCTGATCACTCGCTTGCCAAACGACGCCAATGCGTTTGACGCCAAAATCGTCGCTGGCGATTGCTTCGATGTGAAAGGGTTCGCTATCAAGCAAGACCGTATCGCTTGGCCACTTGCTGGCGACGACCGAGGGAGGTTGATCCGCAACCGATTGGATCGAGAGAGAAAACGGTTGGCGTCCAGAAAGCCCCAAGGTGTCTCGCCATTGAATTGACTTTTCAACCGGCTCATCGCCAACAGTGAATGGATCGGATGCAATCACCGCATCGCTCACTCGAGTCGTGACTTCGTCAATCGACGCCGCCGAAAGAGACCGCGACGCCGTCGCATGGAGAGACACTTCGCTGCCACCGACAACACTCAAGATTCCACTGCGCAGGTCCTTCTCGATCGGCTCGGGTAACTGCAAATAGGGAGGCAACCGGACCGTTGCAGAAACGGTCGTCAATTCGGGTCGCAATGTAGGATGAAGTTCAATCGATTGTTTGTAGTCGCCGATGGCCAAGTGCATCACCGTGGTGTCGAGCGTTGCCGGAAGCTCGAACGCGTAACGATTGCCCACACGCGTACTGGACGCGATGGCTGACGAACCCTCCGAAAGTGTCGCGCTGGCCGGTTTCCAATGGCTTTGGTCGTCCAGACGAATCGTCCGAGTGGATCGTTCACCATGCGGCACGATCCACGTGGATGCAATGGGCTGCACCCAGGTAAAGGTGTAACGAGGAATCGATCGCCATGGGGCCAGCATGCGGGCCCATGCGTTACGGGCTGCGGGCCGAGCCACCAAGAAGGCGGTGGCAACCAAGACGGTCGCGAGAACAAGCCAAACCCCGTAGATGCCCGTTCGTGAGGGAGGGGCCGCATTGTTTAGGTCGACGTTCGCCGCCGCCGCCGCGACCTGGTTCATCGCCGCTGCACAAAGCCTCGGCGACCTGGCTTGTTCGGTTTCACTTTGAGTCAATTCGATTACGCCAAGCAATCGGTCACCAATATCGGCTTGGCGGCGTCGCAGCAATTCGGCAAGCTGATCAAATCGCCGATGCTGCCAGACCCAGCGGTGCATCGCCCAGGGAACGGACAAGCAGACCACGAGAACCACCAACCCAATCGCGAGACGGATCGTCGCAGGCGTGTCCCCTAACCGGTCAGCCACAAACACGGTCAAGAAGGCCGCCAAGACGACGAGGACGGCCAAACAGACCGCCTCGGTCATTTTGGTCCACCAAACCTGCCTTCGAAATGCAGTCAATTGGTCCCGCAAGCCCGGTGGGACGCTCAGTCGGACGGGCGTTTTGGGGGAGGGCATGTGCTGGGAGTGAGGGTTCGAGGTTGACGTTTTCGAGCCGCTGGCGGATGCTAGTGTGTCGAGGCGATATTTCGTTGCGATTTTCGCTGCGTGAATCTAACCTGAACTGTGCGGCGAAAGGAGCCCATGTACCCCATTGTCGAAACCAGGGAACTTGCCACGGACGTCAAATTGTTCCGTATTCTTGCCCCTCGCGTAGCCAAGAAACGCAAGGCGGGCCAGTTCGTGATTGTCCGGATTGACGAACATGGTGAACGAATCCCACTTACCATCGCTGACTCGGACGACCAAGGCAATATCACGATTATCGTCCAAGGCGTCGGGAAAACAACCAAGTGGCTCAATACGCTGAGAACGGGCGATTCCCTTCTTGATGTCGTCGGTCCCTTGGGCGAAGAATCCGAGATCGGCGACTTTGGGACGGTTGTTGTGATTGGGGGCGGGGTCGGAACGGCGATTGCCTACCCCACGGCCGTGGCCATGAAACAAGCGGGCAGCCGCGTGATCAGCATCCTCGGCGCTCGCAACAAAGAATTGCTGATCCTCGAAGACGAACTTCGAGCGACCAGTGATGAATTATGCATCATGACCGATGACGGCAGCTACGGCGAAAAGGGCTTCGTCACCCAGAAACTTCAACAGCTGATCGACCGCGGCGAGCCCATCGCTCGCGTGTTGGCGATCGGCCCCATCCCGATGATGAAAGCGGTTGCCGAAGTCACTCGTGATCTCGGAATCAAAACGATCGTTAGCCTCAACCCCATCATGGTCGACGGAACCGGCATGTGTGGCGGATGCCGAGTTTTGGTCGGTGGCAAGAGCAAATTTGCTTGCGTGGATGGGCCCGAGTTCGATGCGCACGAGGTCGACTTTGACATCTTGATACAACGCAACAGCTTGTACAAAACTCAAGAAAAGAAATCGCTCGAACGCTTCGAAGCCGACAAGTGCGAGAACAAGAAGTCAAAATCCGCATGCCGGTTGGAACACGATCATCCCGAGGTCGGTCCAAAAGTGGGAACGTAACCGACCGTCAACGTCGGTGCTCTGACCGTCCAGAAGGCTGCTTGCGAATTCCTGCTGGCACGCATCCGCTGACGCTTTCACCTCCCTGATCACTCTTTCCACACCCCAATCACTTTTCCAATCCATGGCCGAACCGCTACCTCCCAAAGAACGTGTCAAAATTCCTCGCCAAGGGATGCCCGAACAAGACGCGCACCAGCGTGCTCGCAACTTCAAAGAAGTCAATCTCGGTTTGGAAGTCGTCGCAGCGGAATCGGAAGCCCAACGATGCTTGTCCTGCGCCGATCCCAAGTGCGTTCAAGGATGCCCGGTTGGCGTCAAGATTCGTGACTTCGTTGAACTGGTCCTCGATGGCGAATACCTCAAGGCGGCAGCAAAAATCCGAGAAGACAATGTGTTGCCGGCGGTGACCGGTCGCGTCTGCCCTCAGGAGAAACAATGCGAAGGCGCGTGCATCATGGGCAGGCGATTCAGTTCGCTTGCGATCGGCAATCTGGAACGCTTCGTCGCCGACTATGAACTGCAAACCGGTGAGGTTGGATTGCCCGAGCGAGCTCCGGCCACGGGCAAAAAGGTCGCCATCGTCGGTAGCGGACCGGCGGGGCTCAGCTGTGCCGGTGATCTCGCTCTCAACGGCCACGATGTCACTGTCTTCGAAGCACTGCATGAGATTGGCGGCGTCCTGGTTTATGGTATCCCAGAGTTTCGATTGCCGAAAGCGATTGTCCGGGGCGAAATCGAAAACATGAAGAAGATGGGAATCGATTTTCAAACGAATGTCGTGATTGGAAAATCGGTCACGATCGATGAGTTATTCCAAGAAGAAGACTTCGACGCCGTGTTTATCGCTACCGGAGCTGGCTTGCCGCAGTTCTTGAACATTCCTGGTGAGCATCTTGGCGGGGTCTACTCAGCCAATGAGTTCTTGACGCGAGTCAATTTAATGAAGGCGTATGACGAAGAGAACTATGACGAACCCGTTTACAAGTGTCGCGATCGAAACGTCGCGGTCATCGGCGGCGGCAATACCGCCATGGACTCTGTGCGATCCGCGATGCGTCTCGGTGCCGAGCACGCCTACATTGTCTACCGACGCGGTGAAGAAGAAATGCCTGCCCGAGCCGAGGAGGTTCATCATGCGAAGGACGAAGGCGTCGAGTTCTTAAACCTGCACAATCCCACCGAATTCATCGGCGATGAACAAGGTATCTTGAAGGCGGTCAAGCTGATCAAGATGGAACTGGGTGAACCCGATGAATCGGGACGTCGCCGCCCTCAGCCAATCGAAGGCAGTGAGTTCGAAATGCCGCTCGACGTCGCCATCATCGCCGTCGGCACCGGAGCCAATCCCTTGGTTCAATCGACCACTCCCGACATGGCCACCAACAAATGGGGGTACATCATCGCCGATGAAAACACGCTCCGGACCACGAAGCGAGGCGTCTTCGCAGGTGGTGATATCGTCAGCGGAGCGGCGACCGTCATCCTGGCGATGGGTGCGGGGCGAACCGCAGCCAAGTCGATCAACGAGTATTTGGCAACCGGCGAATGGTAACAAACAGGATCCGGCTGGCACGATCGAAACGGGGCGTGGATGCGGAGCAGACTTCCATCCCTTATACTAGATGCTTCATGCGAACTTCAAACTGCCCCGCCCTGCCCCACCCTGCTTTGCTAGGAATACCATCATGCTGAGTCGATTCTTTTCGCTTGCTCTGATCGTCTGTGGACTCGTCCCCTGTGCCTCCGCAGAAGGTCCAGACGTTTTGTTCGACGGGAAAACGCTCGATCGATTTGACGTGATTGGCTGTGAAGCCACGGTGAAAGACGGTGCGATTTTCCTCCAAGCCGGCAATGGACTGATCCAAACAAAGAATCGTTATCAGGATTTTGTGTTCGATTTCGAATGGAAAGCACTCGACGAAAAGATGTGGGACTCGGGTGTCTACTTTCGCTACGACTCCGTCCCAGCGGGTCGGCCCTGGCCTGCAAACTATCAGGTGAACCTTCGCAAAGGGCAAGAAGGAAACCTGGGTGGATTCGATTCTGGCACGAATTCCGTTGCCACGAAACCAGGCCAGTGGAATCGATTCGAGTTGACGGTGCGCGGCGACAACGCATCGCTGAAAGTCAACGGGAAGCCGTCGTGGTCGGTCGATGGAATCACACAGCCCGAAGGTTACATCGCCCTCCAAGCAGAAGTCCCTGGGGGAGGCCAGTTCTTGTTTCGCAAGGTCCGCGTGACCAAGCTTGATGCGGAATCGGGCGGACAATAGAGGTCATCGAACGTACGACGTCGTGGTCGACTCACTATCGCACACACTTGGCGATCATTTTTTGATCGCAAGTCGCACGCGTGCTGCGATTTCGGCTCGCAGATCTTCGGACAGCGGGCCTGCTTTGGCGGCGGCGATATTCTCTGTCAAGTGTTGGTCATTGCACGTTCCCACGATAGTCGTGGTAACACCGGGGTGCGAAAGCGTGTAACGCAAAATCAGCTGAGCACGAGACATCCCCGTCGGCAAAACTTGATCCAGTTTCGCTTGCGACCAAACGTCATTCAAAGCCGGACGTTGGATTTCCGCATCGGGGCCACCTTGGGCAACACCGCCACGCACGATCACCGCAGCACCGATCTCCGCCGCTTGCTGGATGCAATCACCATGCTCAGGGGCCAAGCACGAATACGGAATTTGAAAGGTGTCAAAGACCTCAAGCTCGATCAGCGATTTCAGCTCCGGCAATTTGCTGGAAACACCGATGCATTTCACCAAGCCTTGATCGCGAAAGGATGCCAACTGGTCGATCAAACCTTGGCGAACCAGCGTGTCGGCATCACCACCATGAAACTGCAAGACGTCGATGTAGTCGGTCCTCATTCGTTCGAGTGAGGTATGCAGATTCCGTTTGATGACCTCTTTATCCCAAACGTGATCGATCTGAAGGTGATCCTCGTGCTGGGTGTAGACGCAGCCACATTTGGTGGCCAGCACATACTCACTGCGTCGCGAACGGAGATAGCGCCCGATACGCTCTTCACAGATTCCGTAATCCGGCGAGGTATCGATAAAGTTAATACCGCTGTCGAGCACGAGGTTCAAAAAACGTTCAGCATCGGATTCATCGACCACCCGAACGCCCCACGTACGCGGGCCGCGCAACCCCATGCTGCCGTAGCCAAGCTGAGTAACGTGAAGGCCGGTGTGACCAAGCGGTCGAGTGGGAAGCATGATCGTCATGGCGTTTCGTGTTCATCCATCGAGCGGACGTAGCGTGTGATGTTTGTGGGCACGTCGGGATCCTTCAACGTCGTGAACGCTTCGTGCCAATCGCTGTCGGTATGCGAATTCTTCCAAGCACGGACATAGTCGATGCGGAAGGTGCTCGGCAAGTCCTTATCCTCGGGCATGCCAAGCCAATCCCCCATGGTTTCTGAATCGAAGATCAGTCTGAGCGGAGCGTGCCAATGCGTATTCTTCATCCGCCGCACCGGCACACCGTCGACGTAGTAAACCAATTGCTCGGCATCCCACAACAGCCCAAAAACGTGGAAGTCGTCGGCAAATTGAAATGGCGCGGTCCAGGTGCCACCCTCATTCCAATGCCGTCGTCCATCCGCAGGAGTTTCAAAGATATGCGCGTTCATGTGGTAAGCGTTCTCGTGGCCGATCGCTTTGCCGCCAAGCTCGAAGACGTCGATTTCCGATCGATATCGTTTCCCTGTTTTTCGGTCTCTCATTTGGCTGGCAAACCAAAACGAGCTTGAACCGCCAGAGTTCATCGCTTGCGAACGAACCTCAAAGTAGCCGTACCGGACCAACGCCTTTGAGACCACACTCGCCGATGAATAGCTATGAAACGCCTCGTCGGGTCCGTGAAAGCGTTCCCGTGGCAGCGTGTCATCCCGCCGCATCACAAGCTGCAAGTTTCCGTCTTTAACATGGACGTTTTGACCTTCGCCGAGAAATCGCGACGGAGCGCGACCGTACCAGGTTGGGTTATGGTCCCACCACTGTTCGCTTCGCAGCGCAGCGCCCGAAAACTCGTCCCACAACGGCTCGAACTTCGTCCAATTCGCAGCGTTCTTTTGGTCGGACAGTGGCATCTCGTCGCTGATTCGATCCACTGGGGGCGTCAACGGTCCCGTCAACGTCCAGTTCTCCGTGGGCGCAGAAGCTTCATTCTCAAGCCGAGGTGGCGCCGCCGAAGCACGAGTCAGCACAAATGGAGACACAAGAAGGAGGCAAGCAAACAGAGCGGAACCATACAGCGGTGTCGATAGCATCGTCATTTTCTCGGTGGGTTGTTGAGCGTGCAACAAAGGGTAGGTGGGGACAACGATTATAACGAAGCCGTCGCTCCCCACCAGCACGTGACTTCGACTTAGCAGCCGTGCACTTTAAAGGTCCTTTGGCCCAGCGGTCAAACACAAGTGCTCGAAGAAGTCGAATTGAACCAGATGCTCGTGATCGAAGAACCAAGTGGGCGCTAAGGTCGTCCAAGCGAAAAGGCTTCGGCGCTACCTTCGACGATCAGGTAGTCATCGCCACCGAAGAGATTCCCAAAGAGTTCGCGTTTCCCCGAGGGCCACTGAACCACCACGTCTTTGGCTTCGTTTGAAGGCCCGAGTCCGAAGCGAAGACACCGCTCGTTGGAACCGTGGTAGCCGTTGCCGCCAAGAAGTTGTGCAACCAGCGGTTTTCCCGCAACCTCGATCGTAACCGTTGCACCAATCGCATCGGGTTGCCCGGACGTACTCTTCAGGAACAGCGTGATCGATGAGTTGTCGGTTTCGGACTCATTGATCAATAGCGACACCGGATCGAAAAGATGAGTGACCGAAGCGTCCACGAGCCCATCTCGATTGATATCAACGTTGATCAGGCTTCGCCCGAGCCGCTCCGTCGAAAAATACTCACCCAAGGAGGAGGCATCCAGTCGATTCCAACGACCGCTCGTCGATCGATGAAAGAGATGCATCGGCATGCGATAGGCATCGCCATTTTTGCGATAGTCATCGATGTGGCCATTGGCAAGCATCAATTCCAGCGTCCCATCGTTATCGGCGTCGAACCACTGTGTCCCAAACGCCAACATGTCCATCGAAGGATCCGCCAACCCGACTCGCGACGAAAGATCCACCCACATCCCGGGACTGACCTGTTCATAGTACGTGTTGTATTCGCCGAGAAAATGGGTCAGAAACAAGTCGAAATCTCCGTCCGCATCGGGGTCACCGACAGCAATTCCCATCGAGGCCTGTGACAACGATTGACGGTTCACCGCCAGCCCTCGAATCACCGCCTGCTCTCGCAATCGAAACTCGGAATCGGCCGACTTGGTTGACGACCAGAAATGATTGGCGGTCATGTCGTTGCCGACATAGACATCGATTCCCGGGATCTCGTCGAGTTGCCCGACGACAAGTCCAAGACCGTGGCCATATTCATGCTTGCCAAGCCAATCGCTGGTGACCTCGGTAAAATGCCCTTCGGAATCGCCTCGCCAAACGCGATCCGCCTGAGCGGGGAACGACGTTGGCATGCACGAGTAGGGCAAGTGGTCGTCCTTATCAAGACAAGGAACCGTGATGGCATCGTTCCCGCTGCAATAGCCAACTTCGAACAGGTCGACAAAACCATCTTGGTCAATATCTGCAAATGCTACCGACGTGGTCCACGTGCTGCCACGCAGTCCCACTTCCTCTGTCACGTCGGTGAAGGTGCCGTCGCCATTGTTTTGGAACAAACGGTTTCTTCCAATGCTTGCGGCTAGCAAATCTGGAAAGCCATCGCTATTGACGTCTGCAACCGCCACCCCCTGAGAGTACCCGGTGTCGCCGACGCCAGCCCAGGGCGTCACCTCCTGGAAACGTCCTGCTCGATTGCGAAACAACCGGTTCGGCAGCGAGTCGTTTTGCATCGGCGTGCCGTCTTGGTTGGTGTAGTAAAGGTCGGACCATCCATCCAAATCAAAATCGATCGCAGCCGAAGCGCCTCCGCCACTTTGGTAGATCCAAAGCCCCGATTCTCCACGGTCCGCTTTGCCGATCTCACAGGTGTGATTCAATCCACGATCCGTTGCCTGATCCGAAAACCGGATCATGGAATGGAACTGCTTCCCTTTGGATTGCGAGGCAAGACTTCGCTGCGCGTTCCAATCGAGTTTCGGCAAGCTACCAAGATCCATTTTTCTCGCGATCAGAGAATCGGGATCTTGCCAAGGGGTTTTCGCCGACATTCCGCCTCGAATCTCGGCATAGACCTCTGCAAGGGTGGGATCCCGCTCGGCCGTCATACGCGACGCCGCGCGCAACCAAGCTGCCGCTTCCCAGCTGCGACCGAGTCCGTGCAATTGCTTTGCCACTTGAACCGTAATCTTCTGCGAGTTGTACTGCTTGGGGTTCAACAAATCGACCGTATCCCGCATCGAGGTGATCTGGCCGGCTCGCTCCGCCACGACGCGTGAAGGTTTCTGCATGCCCAACTCGGCCAATCCCGCCGCTAACCGATTCAACGCTTCGCCGTTGTTCTCGTCCAGCAGCGCCGCTTGCCAATACGCACGGGTCGCCTGCTCAATGTTGCCATGGTTTTCCGACCAGATCCCAGCGGCGATCCAGTACTGGGGTTGTTGTTCCATCTGTTCCGGCAGCGACGCCATCCACTCGGCCATCGCCGCCTCGTCGCCGAGTTCCGCGAGCGCACGACCATAGTGCGCATAAGCCGCCTGAAACTCCGGATACTTCTCGACGACCGGCTCAAGCAACTCAGCGACGGTCTTCCAATTCGCTTGATAGGCTTCGCCTCGAGCGGTTGCGAACTGAGGGCGTAGGTCGTCGGGATAGTGCTGTTGCGCGTATTCAATGATCGCCTTGTCATTTTGCGGCCGAGTCATATCCGACAGCATGACCAATTCATTGACGCCCCCATGGGATCGCATGACCAGCCACTGCAAATGGGGTCCCGCCTCGCGTTGCAGGCCTAGCGAGGCATACAACCCAGCGAGGTTGGTCCGGATCGCCGGATCCTTTGGATGGAACTTAACCGCCGACTCGAGTACCTTTAGCGCATCATAAGGTCGCC contains:
- a CDS encoding prenyltransferase/squalene oxidase repeat-containing protein encodes the protein MRRQDSTAVRLLLFILALLPSVSCLGQTFEGNEVSRDVREMMDRGLSFLVRTQSDSGDWNDGGEPGAGTTALGLLSLLSSGEDPNFGKYHIAVGKAVRNILATQDSESGYMGSSMYHHGFALLALAEAYGSVDENQLWQGASQADRTGIGQALELGVRCAITSQKNNTRGGWRYSPGAKDADTSVSGAVLMGLLAARNAGIEVPDEAINRVIDYFIGMTSDDGAVAYAGGLDGFGESISRSAITCLVFSISRRKDLPQYQATEKYVRNHLSQRSGWMEYARYYQAQALFQADTAAWGEWNQGLIRTLQRQQNDDGSFRGDLGTANSTSLSLLALAVNYRLLPIYER
- a CDS encoding 3-keto-disaccharide hydrolase; protein product: MLSRFFSLALIVCGLVPCASAEGPDVLFDGKTLDRFDVIGCEATVKDGAIFLQAGNGLIQTKNRYQDFVFDFEWKALDEKMWDSGVYFRYDSVPAGRPWPANYQVNLRKGQEGNLGGFDSGTNSVATKPGQWNRFELTVRGDNASLKVNGKPSWSVDGITQPEGYIALQAEVPGGGQFLFRKVRVTKLDAESGGQ
- a CDS encoding family 16 glycosylhydrolase — encoded protein: MTMLSTPLYGSALFACLLLVSPFVLTRASAAPPRLENEASAPTENWTLTGPLTPPVDRISDEMPLSDQKNAANWTKFEPLWDEFSGAALRSEQWWDHNPTWYGRAPSRFLGEGQNVHVKDGNLQLVMRRDDTLPRERFHGPDEAFHSYSSASVVSKALVRYGYFEVRSQAMNSGGSSSFWFASQMRDRKTGKRYRSEIDVFELGGKAIGHENAYHMNAHIFETPADGRRHWNEGGTWTAPFQFADDFHVFGLLWDAEQLVYYVDGVPVRRMKNTHWHAPLRLIFDSETMGDWLGMPEDKDLPSTFRIDYVRAWKNSHTDSDWHEAFTTLKDPDVPTNITRYVRSMDEHETP
- a CDS encoding aldo/keto reductase encodes the protein MTIMLPTRPLGHTGLHVTQLGYGSMGLRGPRTWGVRVVDESDAERFLNLVLDSGINFIDTSPDYGICEERIGRYLRSRRSEYVLATKCGCVYTQHEDHLQIDHVWDKEVIKRNLHTSLERMRTDYIDVLQFHGGDADTLVRQGLIDQLASFRDQGLVKCIGVSSKLPELKSLIELEVFDTFQIPYSCLAPEHGDCIQQAAEIGAAVIVRGGVAQGGPDAEIQRPALNDVWSQAKLDQVLPTGMSRAQLILRYTLSHPGVTTTIVGTCNDQHLTENIAAAKAGPLSEDLRAEIAARVRLAIKK
- the gltA gene encoding NADPH-dependent glutamate synthase, translating into MAEPLPPKERVKIPRQGMPEQDAHQRARNFKEVNLGLEVVAAESEAQRCLSCADPKCVQGCPVGVKIRDFVELVLDGEYLKAAAKIREDNVLPAVTGRVCPQEKQCEGACIMGRRFSSLAIGNLERFVADYELQTGEVGLPERAPATGKKVAIVGSGPAGLSCAGDLALNGHDVTVFEALHEIGGVLVYGIPEFRLPKAIVRGEIENMKKMGIDFQTNVVIGKSVTIDELFQEEDFDAVFIATGAGLPQFLNIPGEHLGGVYSANEFLTRVNLMKAYDEENYDEPVYKCRDRNVAVIGGGNTAMDSVRSAMRLGAEHAYIVYRRGEEEMPARAEEVHHAKDEGVEFLNLHNPTEFIGDEQGILKAVKLIKMELGEPDESGRRRPQPIEGSEFEMPLDVAIIAVGTGANPLVQSTTPDMATNKWGYIIADENTLRTTKRGVFAGGDIVSGAATVILAMGAGRTAAKSINEYLATGEW
- a CDS encoding sulfide/dihydroorotate dehydrogenase-like FAD/NAD-binding protein, giving the protein MYPIVETRELATDVKLFRILAPRVAKKRKAGQFVIVRIDEHGERIPLTIADSDDQGNITIIVQGVGKTTKWLNTLRTGDSLLDVVGPLGEESEIGDFGTVVVIGGGVGTAIAYPTAVAMKQAGSRVISILGARNKELLILEDELRATSDELCIMTDDGSYGEKGFVTQKLQQLIDRGEPIARVLAIGPIPMMKAVAEVTRDLGIKTIVSLNPIMVDGTGMCGGCRVLVGGKSKFACVDGPEFDAHEVDFDILIQRNSLYKTQEKKSLERFEADKCENKKSKSACRLEHDHPEVGPKVGT